In Bacillus cytotoxicus NVH 391-98, the following are encoded in one genomic region:
- a CDS encoding cytochrome ubiquinol oxidase subunit I codes for MDTVTLSRAFFGSSLAFHIIFATLGIGLSLMIFISEVLYHLKKDSDYAIMAKRWTKAFAILLGVAIPTGTIVGVQISLLWPGFAKIVGQVISVPFQIEIFAFFLEALFMSIYVYAADKLPPMMRLVSLFLVMLGATASAVLITSANTWMNTPAGFSMNPDGSVYNVNPWKAFFNPSFFTSSFHVVITAYATGAAVIAAIGAFKLLKRNTSKREIVYHKKGLFLGLVVTCITGAIMWISGHESAIALHNHSPEKLAAAEALFETTSHAPLAIGGFVDSATNKLRYALEIPNMLSLLVGLDPNTIVKGLNEFPQETWPPFYTHTFFNLMVGSAVFTFAVAVIALLYWYFIYRKKGAQLPKWLLWATVACGPIMMLGIEFGWIFSCSGRQPWTIYGMQRTVDAATRADFVGPLFILFIILYIGLGLLTIVVLRTFFKRHPLKNDLHPQGGDSHA; via the coding sequence ATGGATACTGTTACATTATCACGGGCTTTCTTTGGATCATCATTAGCATTCCATATCATTTTTGCAACGCTTGGAATCGGGCTTTCTTTAATGATTTTCATCAGTGAAGTATTATACCACTTAAAAAAAGATTCCGATTATGCCATCATGGCAAAGCGTTGGACAAAAGCTTTCGCTATTCTTCTTGGCGTGGCGATTCCGACTGGAACAATTGTAGGTGTACAAATTTCACTTCTTTGGCCTGGATTCGCGAAAATTGTCGGCCAAGTTATTTCCGTTCCCTTTCAGATTGAAATTTTCGCCTTCTTTTTAGAAGCTTTATTTATGTCTATTTACGTATACGCAGCGGATAAATTACCTCCAATGATGAGACTTGTTTCGCTCTTTCTTGTCATGCTTGGTGCGACTGCTTCCGCTGTATTAATTACATCAGCAAATACATGGATGAATACACCAGCGGGATTTTCTATGAATCCAGATGGTTCTGTCTACAATGTAAACCCTTGGAAAGCTTTCTTTAACCCAAGCTTTTTCACAAGTTCCTTTCATGTCGTAATTACAGCTTATGCAACAGGTGCAGCTGTTATTGCGGCGATTGGGGCTTTTAAATTATTAAAAAGAAATACGAGCAAGCGAGAAATTGTCTATCATAAGAAAGGGTTATTTTTAGGACTTGTCGTCACGTGTATAACAGGAGCAATTATGTGGATTTCTGGGCACGAATCTGCGATTGCCTTACATAACCATTCACCAGAAAAATTAGCAGCGGCAGAAGCTTTATTTGAAACGACATCACATGCGCCCCTTGCGATTGGTGGATTTGTAGATTCCGCAACCAATAAGCTGCGATATGCGTTAGAAATTCCAAATATGCTGAGCTTATTAGTTGGCCTCGATCCTAACACGATTGTAAAAGGGTTAAATGAATTCCCACAGGAAACATGGCCCCCATTTTATACACACACCTTTTTCAACTTAATGGTAGGTTCAGCTGTATTTACTTTTGCAGTTGCAGTAATCGCACTTCTTTACTGGTACTTTATTTATCGAAAGAAAGGCGCACAATTACCAAAATGGTTACTATGGGCTACTGTTGCATGCGGACCGATTATGATGCTTGGCATTGAATTTGGGTGGATCTTTAGCTGTAGCGGCCGACAACCTTGGACTATTTACGGCATGCAGCGGACCGTTGACGCGGCCACACGTGCCGATTTCGTTGGACCATTATTCATCTTATTTATTATTTTATACATTGGACTCGGTCTTTTAACTATTGTTGTACTTCGAACATTCTTTAAAAGACATCCATTAAAAAATGATTTACACCCGCAAGGAGGAGACTCGCATGCATGA
- a CDS encoding cytochrome d ubiquinol oxidase subunit II: MHEASIAIIILWALIFVYSILGSIDFGAGFWGMVYAKHPTLAAKLANRYLSPTWEVTNTFLVFVVVAFLGFFPKAAFTLATVMFVPVTLILVLISIRSTFMVFAYSVPKYEHTLRFISGITGLLIPALLITVLPVTEGAYISTSGGKEVLLYSKLLSSPVIYCYMLFGLTSELFLSSLFLADFARERRSEDTYRLYRRNAIILGPATLVTAIIALVVMDPETHWLMQGLMKQFPWFTISIILFVIGYSSLWWSNKKHDSLGWPRIAVLAVVAQYAFASYAYGVAHLPYIIYPDITVFTSFTTKETFYALLILYAIGIAILLPGFIFFWNLFLKDRTFLKEK; this comes from the coding sequence ATGCATGAAGCTAGTATTGCCATCATCATCTTATGGGCTCTTATTTTCGTATACAGTATTTTAGGTTCCATTGATTTTGGAGCGGGTTTTTGGGGCATGGTGTATGCAAAACATCCAACGCTTGCTGCTAAACTTGCTAACCGTTATTTATCACCAACTTGGGAAGTGACGAATACGTTTCTCGTATTTGTTGTCGTTGCTTTTCTTGGTTTTTTTCCTAAAGCAGCTTTTACACTCGCTACCGTCATGTTTGTACCTGTTACACTCATTTTAGTTCTCATTTCTATTCGTAGTACATTTATGGTATTTGCCTATTCTGTCCCGAAATATGAACATACTTTACGCTTTATTTCCGGTATTACAGGATTGCTTATTCCAGCCTTACTGATTACTGTTTTACCAGTAACAGAAGGTGCCTATATTTCAACGAGCGGAGGCAAAGAAGTTCTCTTATATAGTAAACTTTTATCCAGTCCTGTTATTTATTGTTATATGCTATTTGGATTAACTTCTGAGCTATTTTTATCTTCACTTTTCCTAGCTGATTTTGCTAGAGAACGCCGCTCAGAAGATACATACCGTCTTTATAGACGGAATGCCATTATACTCGGACCAGCTACTCTTGTTACGGCTATCATTGCCCTTGTGGTCATGGATCCAGAAACACATTGGCTTATGCAAGGATTAATGAAACAATTCCCATGGTTCACGATATCTATTATTTTATTTGTTATCGGTTATTCCTCTCTATGGTGGTCAAATAAAAAGCACGATTCTCTCGGTTGGCCTCGCATTGCTGTTTTAGCAGTCGTTGCTCAATATGCTTTCGCAAGTTATGCCTATGGCGTAGCCCATTTACCATATATTATTTATCCAGATATCACCGTGTTCACAAGCTTTACAACGAAAGAAACATTCTATGCTTTACTTATCCTTTATGCAATCGGTATCGCAATCTTACTTCCAGGCTTTATCTTCTTCTGGAACCTCTTCCTAAAGGATCGAACATTTTTAAAGGAGAAGTAA
- the thiC gene encoding phosphomethylpyrimidine synthase ThiC encodes MEQSVSAEQIELKSSLPGSKKVYVEGSREGMKVPMREIELSDTNGVPNSPIRVYDTSGPYTDPEYKVELEKGIPTPRRNWIIERGDVEEYEGREIKPEDDGVKAASNHTPVFPQMDRKPLRAKKGANVTQMHYARKGIITSEMEYVAIREGVEPEFVRKEIAEGRAILPANINHPEAEPMIIGRNFHVKVNANIGNSAVSSSIAEEVEKMTWATRWGADTIMDLSTGKNIHTTREWIIRNAPVPVGTVPIYQALEKVQGIAENLTWEVYRDTLIEQAEQGVDYFTIHAGVLLRYIPLTAKRMTGIVSRGGSIMAQWCLYHHKENFLYTHFEEICEIMKQYDVSFSLGDGLRPGSIADANDEAQFAELETLGELTKIAWKHDVQVMIEGPGHVPMHLIKENMEKEIDICQGAPFYTLGPLTTDIAPGYDHITSAIGAAMIGWFGTAMLCYVTPKEHLGLPNKDDVREGVITYKIAAHAADLAKGHKTAQQRDDALSKARFEFRWRDQFNLSLDPERAMEFHDETLPAEGAKTAHFCSMCGPKFCSMKISHDIREYAKENNLETTEAIEKGMKEKAKEFKEAGSHLYQ; translated from the coding sequence ATGGAACAATCTGTTTCAGCTGAGCAAATTGAATTAAAGTCGAGTTTACCAGGGAGTAAGAAAGTGTATGTGGAGGGGTCACGTGAAGGTATGAAAGTGCCGATGCGTGAGATTGAATTAAGTGACACAAACGGAGTGCCAAATTCCCCGATTCGTGTATATGATACGAGCGGTCCCTATACGGATCCAGAATATAAAGTGGAACTCGAAAAAGGGATTCCAACTCCTCGTCGCAATTGGATTATAGAACGCGGAGATGTAGAGGAGTATGAGGGACGCGAAATCAAGCCGGAAGATGATGGTGTAAAAGCTGCTTCGAACCATACACCTGTGTTCCCGCAAATGGATCGTAAACCTCTTAGAGCAAAGAAAGGTGCGAATGTCACGCAGATGCATTATGCTCGTAAAGGGATTATTACATCTGAGATGGAATATGTTGCAATTCGTGAAGGGGTAGAACCGGAGTTTGTTCGAAAAGAGATTGCCGAAGGACGGGCCATTTTACCAGCGAATATTAACCATCCAGAAGCAGAACCAATGATTATCGGCCGTAATTTCCATGTGAAAGTAAATGCGAATATCGGAAATTCTGCTGTTTCGTCTTCGATTGCCGAAGAAGTAGAAAAGATGACATGGGCAACGCGCTGGGGTGCGGATACAATTATGGATTTATCAACGGGGAAAAATATTCATACAACGCGCGAATGGATTATTCGTAATGCCCCTGTACCAGTTGGGACAGTGCCGATTTACCAAGCGTTAGAAAAGGTACAGGGGATTGCTGAAAACTTAACTTGGGAAGTATACCGCGATACATTAATTGAACAAGCGGAACAAGGTGTGGATTATTTTACAATTCACGCGGGCGTATTATTGCGCTACATCCCGCTCACAGCAAAACGCATGACGGGAATTGTTTCGCGCGGCGGATCAATTATGGCGCAGTGGTGTCTATACCATCATAAAGAAAACTTCTTGTATACTCATTTTGAAGAAATTTGTGAGATTATGAAACAGTATGATGTTTCCTTCTCTTTAGGAGATGGGTTACGCCCAGGATCTATTGCAGATGCAAATGATGAAGCTCAGTTTGCAGAGCTTGAAACGTTAGGGGAATTAACGAAAATTGCTTGGAAGCATGATGTGCAAGTCATGATTGAGGGGCCAGGGCACGTACCGATGCATTTAATTAAAGAAAATATGGAGAAAGAAATAGATATTTGTCAAGGTGCGCCTTTCTATACGCTGGGGCCTTTAACAACAGATATCGCACCAGGTTATGATCATATTACTTCTGCAATTGGTGCAGCGATGATTGGATGGTTTGGGACTGCGATGCTTTGTTATGTAACACCGAAAGAGCATTTAGGATTGCCAAATAAAGATGATGTTCGAGAAGGTGTGATTACTTACAAAATTGCAGCGCATGCAGCTGACCTTGCAAAAGGACATAAAACAGCGCAACAAAGAGATGATGCGTTATCAAAAGCGCGCTTTGAATTCCGTTGGCGCGATCAATTCAATCTATCGTTAGATCCTGAAAGAGCAATGGAATTTCATGATGAAACATTGCCAGCAGAAGGAGCGAAAACAGCTCATTTCTGTTCGATGTGTGGCCCGAAATTTTGTAGTATGAAAATTTCACATGATATTCGGGAGTATGCAAAAGAAAATAATTTAGAAACGACAGAAGCAATTGAAAAAGGAATGAAAGAAAAAGCAAAAGAATTTAAAGAGGCTGGTAGTCACTTATATCAATAA
- a CDS encoding lactate permease LctP family transporter produces the protein MNTWTQVYDPFGNIWISAAVALIPIIFFFLALAVFRMKGYVAGFITVVLTILVALFVYKMPFTMAMAATGYGFLYGLWPIAWIIIMSVFLYKISVKTGQFDIIRASVLSITNDHRLLVILIGFSFGAFLEGAAGFGAPVAITAALLAGLGLNPLYAAGLCLIANTAPVAFGAMGIPITVAGQVTGIDPHKIGQMAGHQLPFLSLFVPFFIVFLMDGFKGIKQTWPALFVAGGSFAITQFITATFLGPELPDITSALVSLVSLSLFLKVWQPKEVYQSNQANVEAAATAEASSMPNLTGKKVVKAWSPFIILTAMVVIWSQDFFKALFAPGGALESFVMKFEIPGLHNLVMKAEPIVNKPTPYEAVLKFDIVSATGTAILIACIISIFVLKMSAKQAVETLKETLQELKMPILSIGFVLGFAFIANYSGLSSTLALALAGTGGLFPFFSPFLGWIGVFLTGSDTSANALFSNLQSITAQQVGVKEVLLVAANTTGGVTGKMISPQSIAIACAAVGLAGKESDLFRFTVKHSLFFVIIVGIMTYVQAYYLTWMIP, from the coding sequence ATGAACACATGGACACAAGTTTATGATCCGTTCGGGAACATTTGGATTTCCGCAGCGGTGGCACTTATTCCAATTATCTTTTTTTTCTTGGCTTTAGCTGTTTTTCGTATGAAGGGGTACGTAGCAGGATTTATTACCGTTGTATTAACAATTTTGGTAGCGCTATTTGTATATAAAATGCCATTTACAATGGCGATGGCGGCAACTGGATATGGTTTTCTATATGGGCTATGGCCAATTGCTTGGATTATTATCATGTCGGTATTTTTGTATAAAATTTCTGTGAAAACAGGACAGTTTGATATTATTCGTGCATCTGTATTATCCATTACAAATGATCATCGTTTACTTGTCATTTTAATCGGTTTTTCATTTGGAGCATTTTTGGAAGGAGCAGCAGGATTTGGAGCACCAGTAGCCATCACAGCAGCGCTTCTAGCAGGACTTGGCTTAAATCCTTTATATGCAGCAGGGCTTTGCTTAATTGCAAATACAGCGCCAGTAGCATTTGGAGCAATGGGAATACCGATTACAGTTGCAGGGCAAGTAACAGGTATTGATCCTCATAAAATTGGACAAATGGCTGGGCACCAATTGCCATTCTTATCGTTATTTGTTCCGTTCTTTATTGTATTTTTAATGGATGGTTTCAAGGGAATAAAGCAAACATGGCCGGCGTTATTTGTAGCGGGGGGTTCTTTTGCAATTACACAATTTATTACGGCGACATTTTTAGGACCAGAACTTCCAGATATTACATCAGCGCTTGTCAGCTTAGTATCTTTATCGCTATTTTTAAAAGTATGGCAGCCAAAAGAAGTGTATCAATCGAATCAAGCAAATGTGGAAGCTGCAGCAACAGCGGAAGCTTCATCGATGCCAAATTTAACAGGTAAAAAAGTTGTGAAAGCTTGGTCGCCATTTATTATTTTGACTGCTATGGTAGTGATTTGGAGTCAAGATTTCTTTAAAGCATTATTTGCTCCAGGTGGGGCGTTAGAAAGTTTTGTCATGAAGTTTGAAATTCCGGGTCTGCACAATTTAGTCATGAAGGCAGAACCAATTGTAAATAAACCAACGCCTTATGAGGCTGTATTAAAATTTGATATTGTATCGGCAACCGGAACAGCTATTTTAATCGCATGTATCATTTCCATTTTTGTATTAAAAATGAGTGCAAAACAAGCGGTTGAAACATTGAAAGAAACATTACAAGAATTAAAAATGCCAATTTTATCTATTGGATTTGTATTAGGCTTTGCATTTATTGCGAATTATTCTGGTCTATCATCTACACTTGCACTAGCGTTAGCTGGAACAGGAGGATTATTCCCGTTCTTCTCGCCATTTCTTGGCTGGATCGGCGTATTCTTAACAGGATCAGATACATCGGCAAATGCGCTATTCTCGAACTTACAATCGATTACAGCGCAGCAAGTAGGTGTAAAAGAAGTATTACTTGTTGCGGCAAATACGACAGGTGGTGTAACGGGGAAAATGATTTCTCCGCAATCGATTGCAATCGCGTGCGCAGCAGTAGGACTTGCAGGAAAAGAATCCGATTTATTCCGCTTTACAGTAAAACATAGTTTGTTCTTTGTCATTATCGTTGGAATTATGACGTATGTACAAGCTTATTATTTAACGTGGATGATACCGTAA
- a CDS encoding metal-binding protein has translation MPSGKTHTKINLLSLPIVLLLLISYGLTNFDFLLTFAIGFLVGTFFLTPDLDIHSSAYNKWGLLRIFWYPYQCIMPHRSFLTHTIIIGDLIRILYMLFVFSPLLYIVNRTVLDGKLVDMAKEHEVGLITFVLGVIAASTLHIIADQFNTRRRKLMRRKKRRRRR, from the coding sequence ATGCCATCAGGAAAAACACATACGAAAATCAACTTACTTTCTCTTCCGATTGTTTTGTTACTGCTTATTTCGTATGGTCTAACAAATTTTGATTTTCTCTTAACGTTTGCCATTGGCTTTTTAGTAGGTACATTTTTTTTAACACCGGATTTAGATATCCATAGTAGTGCTTATAATAAATGGGGATTACTTCGAATTTTTTGGTACCCGTACCAATGTATTATGCCTCATCGTTCTTTTTTGACTCATACAATTATAATTGGTGATCTCATTCGTATATTGTACATGTTATTCGTTTTCTCTCCACTTTTATACATAGTCAATCGAACTGTATTGGATGGAAAATTAGTTGATATGGCGAAAGAACATGAAGTAGGATTGATAACATTTGTACTAGGAGTTATTGCCGCTAGCACATTGCATATTATCGCGGATCAATTCAATACACGACGAAGAAAACTGATGAGAAGAAAAAAGAGAAGACGAAGAAGGTAG
- a CDS encoding YkvA family protein has translation MERKFSVEAFWKKIKHVAKQAGQSVIYASLLLFYVLQRQDVPKRVKATIIGALAYFIAPIDAIPDFIAGIGYTDDLGALTAALLQASMYVDEDVKEKAKMKLANWFGSGIDTSFIDQHFNQ, from the coding sequence ATGGAAAGAAAATTTTCAGTGGAAGCATTTTGGAAGAAAATAAAACATGTAGCCAAACAAGCAGGTCAATCTGTCATTTATGCAAGTTTATTGCTGTTTTACGTGTTGCAAAGGCAAGATGTTCCAAAACGAGTGAAGGCTACAATTATTGGAGCGCTTGCTTATTTTATTGCGCCGATTGATGCGATTCCTGATTTCATAGCTGGCATTGGTTATACGGATGATTTAGGTGCATTAACGGCCGCATTATTGCAGGCATCCATGTATGTAGATGAAGATGTAAAGGAAAAAGCAAAAATGAAATTAGCCAATTGGTTTGGTTCAGGCATAGATACATCGTTTATCGATCAACATTTCAATCAATAG
- a CDS encoding LTA synthase family protein — MKESLKSQFHNVRFTLFVALAVWLKTYIITRTSFDLKLESFMQEFILFISPLAASLLLVGLALFVKGKKRNYIALGIDFVLTIILVGNVMFYGFYNDFVTLPVLGQTSNFGQLGSSVKELLNYKIIVAFVDIVIFFVLLKKKQGFAKTERVSRPMRSLYFVSTIAIFFANLGLAETERPELLTRSFDRVMLVKNLGLYAHQVYDLGLQAKSSSQKAFADGSKLQETENYVKTTQSKPDPNMFGIAKGKNVIVVSLESLQTFLIGAKVNDQEVTPFLNQFIKESYYFDNFFHQTGQGKTSDAEFLVDTSLYPLDRGAVFFTHGNNEFTATPEILRQQGYYTAVFHANNATFWNRNIMYPALGYDRYYNELDYKITPETKLNWGLKDIEYFDQSIDMLKQVKQPFYTRFLTLTNHYPFTYDEDTKLIEPYNSGDGVFDRYMVTARYLDEAMKHFIERLKAEGIYDNSVIVFYGDHYGISENHNRAMAQFLGKEEITTFDHMNLQKTPMFIHVPGQKEGKTISKPTGEIDIKPTILNLLGVDSSNDVRFGHDVFSPDYKGFVVLRDGSFVTDKYMYANNTFYDRMTGEVVQLPKEESQALIDRAQNELRMSDQLIEGDLLRFSESNKIKTGEVKTIIKEDKKGAE, encoded by the coding sequence ATGAAGGAATCTTTAAAATCACAATTTCATAATGTACGTTTTACTTTGTTTGTTGCTTTAGCTGTATGGCTAAAAACTTACATCATTACACGTACAAGTTTTGATTTGAAACTTGAATCTTTCATGCAAGAGTTTATCTTGTTTATTAGCCCACTAGCAGCATCATTACTGCTTGTAGGTCTTGCATTATTTGTAAAGGGAAAGAAACGCAACTATATAGCACTTGGAATTGATTTTGTGTTAACAATCATTCTAGTTGGTAACGTAATGTTTTATGGATTTTATAACGACTTTGTTACTTTACCAGTTCTTGGACAAACGTCTAACTTCGGACAGTTAGGGTCCAGTGTAAAAGAACTTCTTAACTACAAAATCATCGTTGCTTTTGTTGACATTGTAATTTTCTTCGTTCTGCTTAAGAAAAAGCAAGGTTTCGCAAAAACGGAACGTGTATCACGACCAATGCGTTCTTTATATTTTGTATCAACGATTGCCATTTTCTTTGCAAACTTAGGTCTAGCAGAAACAGAACGTCCAGAGTTATTAACACGCTCATTTGACCGCGTTATGCTTGTTAAAAACTTAGGTTTATATGCTCACCAAGTGTATGACCTTGGGTTACAAGCAAAATCAAGTTCACAAAAAGCATTCGCTGATGGTAGCAAACTGCAAGAAACAGAAAACTACGTGAAAACAACACAAAGCAAACCGGATCCAAACATGTTTGGGATTGCAAAAGGGAAAAACGTAATCGTTGTCTCTCTTGAATCCTTACAAACGTTTTTAATTGGGGCAAAAGTAAACGATCAAGAAGTTACACCATTTTTAAACCAATTTATAAAAGAAAGTTATTACTTTGATAACTTCTTCCATCAAACTGGGCAAGGAAAAACATCAGATGCTGAATTTTTAGTAGATACATCATTGTATCCACTTGATCGCGGTGCTGTATTCTTCACACACGGTAACAATGAATTTACAGCAACTCCAGAAATTCTACGTCAGCAAGGATATTACACAGCTGTATTCCATGCAAACAATGCAACATTCTGGAACCGTAACATAATGTATCCAGCATTAGGATACGATCGTTACTACAACGAACTTGATTATAAGATTACACCAGAAACGAAATTAAACTGGGGATTAAAGGATATTGAATACTTTGATCAATCTATTGATATGTTAAAGCAAGTGAAGCAACCATTCTATACTCGCTTCCTAACATTAACAAACCATTACCCATTCACATATGATGAAGATACGAAATTAATTGAACCTTACAACTCTGGGGATGGAGTATTTGACCGCTATATGGTAACAGCTCGCTACTTAGACGAAGCAATGAAACATTTTATTGAACGTCTAAAAGCAGAAGGCATTTATGACAATTCTGTTATTGTATTCTACGGTGACCACTATGGTATTTCTGAAAACCATAACCGTGCTATGGCACAGTTCTTAGGAAAAGAAGAAATTACAACATTTGACCATATGAACTTACAAAAGACACCAATGTTTATTCACGTTCCAGGTCAAAAAGAAGGTAAAACAATCTCAAAACCAACTGGTGAAATCGACATTAAACCAACCATTCTAAATTTACTTGGTGTTGACTCAAGTAATGATGTACGCTTTGGTCATGACGTATTCTCACCAGATTATAAAGGATTCGTTGTTCTCCGCGATGGTAGTTTCGTTACAGATAAATATATGTATGCAAACAATACATTCTACGACCGTATGACAGGCGAAGTTGTACAATTACCAAAAGAAGAATCTCAAGCGTTAATTGATCGTGCGCAAAATGAACTTCGCATGTCCGATCAACTCATCGAAGGAGACTTACTTCGCTTCTCAGAAAGCAACAAAATTAAAACAGGTGAAGTAAAAACAATTATTAAAGAAGACAAAAAAGGGGCTGAGTAA
- a CDS encoding D-amino-acid transaminase, whose protein sequence is MGCNLAYERFILWNERIIDAHKQNPYIDLEERGLQFGDGVYEVIRLYKGNFHLLEPHLTRLYRSMEEIELSLPFSKAELIVLLYKLIEKNHFHEDGTIYLQVSRGIQARAHAFSFDLPPTIYAYISKKERPSLWIEYGVRAISEPDVRWLRCDIKSLNLLPNVLAYTKAERKGCKEALLVRNGIVTEGSHSNFFLIKNGTLYTHPANHLILNGIVRQYTLSLANKLKIPVQEELFSIRDVYHADECFFTGTTIEILPMTHLDGTAIQNGHVGPITKLLQKSFVQSFTTSDISFP, encoded by the coding sequence ATGGGATGTAATTTGGCATATGAAAGATTTATACTGTGGAACGAGAGAATTATTGATGCACACAAACAAAATCCATACATAGATTTAGAAGAACGCGGATTACAATTTGGCGATGGTGTCTATGAAGTAATTCGGCTCTATAAAGGAAACTTTCATTTATTGGAGCCGCATTTAACAAGGCTCTATCGCTCAATGGAAGAAATTGAATTATCACTCCCCTTTTCGAAAGCGGAGCTCATTGTATTACTTTACAAATTAATCGAAAAGAATCACTTTCACGAAGATGGGACGATTTATCTACAAGTTTCCCGCGGTATTCAAGCACGTGCACATGCATTTTCCTTTGATTTACCTCCAACAATCTATGCTTATATCTCGAAAAAAGAACGCCCTTCCCTATGGATTGAATATGGAGTACGCGCGATATCAGAACCAGATGTGCGCTGGTTACGTTGCGATATTAAATCCCTTAATTTATTACCGAACGTATTAGCCTATACAAAAGCAGAACGTAAAGGTTGCAAAGAAGCTCTTCTCGTTCGAAACGGTATCGTTACAGAAGGAAGTCACTCCAATTTCTTTCTCATAAAAAATGGTACTCTTTATACACACCCCGCGAATCATTTAATCTTAAATGGAATTGTACGCCAATATACGCTATCTTTAGCAAATAAATTAAAGATTCCTGTACAAGAGGAGCTATTTAGTATTCGCGATGTCTATCATGCAGATGAATGTTTTTTTACAGGAACCACGATAGAAATTTTACCGATGACGCATCTTGATGGAACCGCAATTCAAAATGGACATGTGGGGCCAATTACGAAATTATTACAAAAATCGTTCGTACAGAGCTTCACAACTTCTGACATTTCTTTTCCATAA